The Polyangiaceae bacterium genome includes a region encoding these proteins:
- a CDS encoding PcfJ domain-containing protein, whose product MQDIEARLRNLQQVGALRTLHDELADQLIQTDKTFSTDDREKFPRPALRGSKDIVPIRTLAELDAEGRVMQYCSVVYARDVRNRLACIYRVLSPERATLEIDLSGSHPRVAQLRGFQNGPVAHETWQAVFAWHRSALVEWKERQARRKSAKKPTKHAR is encoded by the coding sequence GTGCAAGACATCGAGGCTCGCCTCCGCAACCTTCAGCAGGTCGGCGCGTTGCGCACTCTGCACGACGAGCTGGCAGACCAGCTGATCCAGACAGACAAGACGTTCTCCACTGATGACCGCGAGAAATTTCCGAGGCCCGCACTCCGGGGGTCGAAGGACATCGTTCCCATTCGGACGCTCGCGGAGCTCGACGCGGAAGGGCGTGTCATGCAGTACTGTTCCGTGGTCTACGCCCGGGACGTGAGGAACCGTCTGGCCTGCATCTACCGCGTCCTCAGCCCCGAGCGAGCCACACTGGAAATCGACCTGAGCGGGAGCCACCCGCGCGTTGCGCAGCTCCGCGGCTTTCAAAACGGCCCGGTAGCGCACGAGACGTGGCAAGCCGTCTTCGCGTGGCATCGCTCGGCCCTGGTCGAGTGGAAGGAGCGGCAGGCTCGGCGCAAGAGCGCGAAGAAGCCGACCAAGCACGCGCGTTAG
- a CDS encoding PcfJ domain-containing protein, with the protein MPVRPLSELIPFGGSGAVQPPRAKYRFAEGSLWVSFAPFLGVQLRLSSWPDGLELYRQDLEGWVREEMDPQVLNVASVERLPGYHPVRRFAADIPEWARQSARRYVSWQLTVLRLLRHCPAARDLARGAPTLLWLFASAVDRRDVSMPRASHLLEHRRVEVLRWCAGEQASASTLRFLQKFVASYSRGELELLQRALSEPEVVAWFRHEPEVRVGDLRRVVLTPRLRRFRFFREAVAQGEERPELVTELPLVVRDVRRLGAALGRRDVSAVLDRCRTVANLRQLHDRWSDLVNLAAAERRLPDYVERYGSHEFPRAPLPGTESIVPVATVDELAAEGRELRHCVLAHAPAIFEGRAYVYRVLAPERATLEVAIQGSALTLAQLRGARNAKVSEETQEAVLRWLAG; encoded by the coding sequence TTGCCTGTTCGACCCCTGTCCGAGCTGATCCCATTCGGCGGAAGCGGCGCCGTGCAGCCGCCGCGGGCGAAGTACCGCTTTGCAGAAGGCTCGCTGTGGGTCAGCTTCGCCCCGTTTCTCGGCGTGCAACTGCGGCTGTCCTCGTGGCCCGACGGGCTCGAGCTCTACCGCCAGGACCTCGAAGGCTGGGTCCGCGAAGAGATGGACCCGCAAGTCCTGAACGTTGCCTCCGTGGAACGGCTCCCCGGCTACCATCCAGTTCGACGCTTCGCCGCCGACATCCCGGAGTGGGCACGCCAATCAGCGCGCCGGTACGTCTCCTGGCAACTGACGGTGCTCCGGTTGCTTCGACATTGCCCAGCCGCACGCGATCTGGCTCGGGGGGCTCCGACGTTGCTCTGGCTGTTCGCCTCGGCGGTGGATCGGCGTGACGTGAGCATGCCTCGCGCGTCGCACCTTCTCGAGCACCGACGCGTCGAAGTTCTCCGCTGGTGTGCCGGGGAACAGGCTTCCGCCTCGACGCTTCGCTTCTTGCAGAAGTTCGTCGCAAGCTATTCGCGCGGTGAGCTCGAGCTGCTCCAGCGCGCTCTGTCCGAGCCAGAAGTAGTCGCGTGGTTTCGCCACGAACCGGAGGTTCGGGTCGGCGACCTTCGTCGAGTCGTGCTCACACCACGCCTCCGCCGCTTCCGGTTCTTCCGCGAAGCGGTGGCCCAAGGCGAGGAGCGACCCGAGCTCGTGACGGAGCTCCCGCTGGTCGTGAGGGACGTGCGGCGGCTCGGCGCGGCGCTCGGGAGGCGCGACGTCTCCGCGGTTCTCGACAGATGCCGAACCGTTGCCAATCTGCGACAGCTCCACGATCGATGGAGCGACCTCGTGAACCTCGCAGCCGCGGAGCGCCGATTGCCGGACTATGTCGAACGGTACGGAAGCCACGAGTTCCCACGTGCGCCGCTTCCGGGCACCGAGAGCATCGTGCCCGTTGCCACCGTCGATGAGCTTGCCGCCGAAGGGCGTGAGCTCCGTCACTGCGTGCTCGCCCATGCTCCGGCGATCTTCGAGGGCAGGGCGTACGTTTACCGCGTGCTCGCTCCGGAACGAGCCACGCTCGAAGTCGCGATCCAGGGCTCGGCACTGACGCTGGCGCAGCTCCGGGGAGCCAGGAACGCCAAGGTCAGCGAGGAGACCCAGGAGGCCGTGCTGCGGTGGTTGGCGGGGTGA